A window from Engraulis encrasicolus isolate BLACKSEA-1 chromosome 11, IST_EnEncr_1.0, whole genome shotgun sequence encodes these proteins:
- the LOC134457720 gene encoding spindle and kinetochore-associated protein 1-like yields the protein MPLGLFIGEEQKENEAPSVKEQPAVAGPKKSRKPIKEMEFITVHEFDAIPAYMKGRVTYDQLNSAVQSFNKAVTEKYKILHQPPRSLNNHSRKLYDRFKENETGETKGHFFVVEADLREFGEVTMDKRFLNLLSMLRHCQRIKELRGGRIIRYQLL from the exons ATGCCTCTTGGATTATTCATTGG agaggAACAGAAGGAGAACGAGGCTCCGTCAGTGAAGGAGCAGCCAGCTGTTGCGGGGCCCAAGAAGAGCCGAAAACCCATCAAGGAGATGGAGTTCATCACCGTACACGAGTTTGACGCCATACCAGC GTACATGAAGGGGAGGGTGACGTATGATCAGTTGAACTCAGCCGTGCAGAGCTTCAACAAGGCCGTGACTGAGAAGTACAAGATCCTGCACCAGCCTCCACGGTCGCTGAACAACCACTCTCGCAAACTGTACGACCGCTTCAAGGAGAACGAGACCGGCGAGACCAAAG gtcattTCTTCGTAGTGGAGGCGGATCTGCGTGAGTTTGGGGAGGTGACAATGGACAAGCGCTTCCTGAACCTACTGAGCATGCTCAGACACTGCCAGCGCATCAAGGAGCTACGTGGGGGGCGGATCATACGCTACCAGctgctctga